A genomic window from Gambusia affinis linkage group LG16, SWU_Gaff_1.0, whole genome shotgun sequence includes:
- the clec14a gene encoding C-type lectin domain family 14 member A — MEFWLCCWWSSLWMVVFLLRNVSTDLSSRTQYSLSNSKASFDQAMMNCRPGVLPSVATQQELQEISQLLNKSFQENVTVWVGLRKSKHECSTDGQPLRGFKWVENGSQEASATNWLEEPKLTCAGLLCGALRQQRVRSHATWGLIPTSCKTHHHFICKGSDAHTELQLKTGPTTSKPDSATFRPIVPTSEPESCEHSKDPKHPSIRSLMADSSDSNKVLVECWSAVKLDLFCSGVPAVWRVLDGSPANFSIICQTCEKGFQKDGSGFCVDVDECSTGNPCQHTCQNTEGSYRCVCADEQDSSCEEVAPATSDKKSLSHILIPVLAVVAVLLVILVIVGVVKCCLKRRKKMETKP, encoded by the coding sequence ATGGAATTTTGGCTCTGCTGCTGGTGGAGTTCCCTTTGGATGGTTGTCTTCCTGCTGAGAAATGTCTCCACTGACTTGTCCTCACGCACCCAATACAGTCTGAGCAACAGCAAAGCTTCCTTTGACCAGGCCATGATGAACTGCCGTCCTGGAGTTCTGCCCTCTGTGGCCACCCAGCAAGAGCTCCAGGAAATATCTCAGCTTCTCAACAAGTCATTTCAGGAGAATGTCACCGTCTGGGTCGGGCTGAGGAAGTCTAAACACGAATGTAGTACTGATGGACAACCTCTGAGAGGATTCAAGTGGGTAGAGAACGGTAGCCAGGAGGCCAGCGCCACCAACTGGCTGGAGGAGCCGAAGCTCACCTGTGCAGGGCTCTTATGTGGGGCTCTGAGGCAGCAGCGTGTCCGGTCACACGCTACTTGGGGTTTAATTCCCACCAGCTGTAAAACCCACCACCATTTCATCTGCAAAGGGAGCGATGCGCATACAGAGCTCCAGCTGAAAACGGGCCCGACAACATCAAAACCCGACTCGGCAACGTTCCGTCCCATCGTCCCGACATCAGAGCCGGAATCCTGTGAGCATTCCAAAGACCCCAAGCATCCCAGCATTCGCTCCCTGATGGCTGATTCCAGCGACAGCAACAAAGTCCTGGTTGAGTGTTGGTCTGCCGTAAAGTTAGACCTGTTCTGCTCAGGAGTTCCTGCTGTTTGGCGAGTGCTGGATGGCTCCCCCGCTAATTTCAGCATCATCTGCCAGACGTGTGAAAAAGGCTTCCAGAAAGACGGTTCAGGGTTCTGCGTCGACGTGGATGAGTGCAGCACCGGGAACCCCTGCCAGCACACCTGCCAGAACACCGAGGGTTCCTACAGGTGTGTCTGTGCCGATGAGCAGGACTCCTCATGTGAGGAGGTAGCACCAGCTACATCTGACAAGAAATCACTGTCACACATCCTGATCCCCGTACTGGCTGTGGTGGCTGTGCTGCTGGTGATACTGGTAATCGTTGGCGTGGTGAAATGCTGTTTAAAGAGGCGCAAGAAGATGGAGACCAAACCATAA
- the foxa1 gene encoding hepatocyte nuclear factor 3-alpha: MLGTVKMEGHEAPDWSGYYSEEVYSPMAGTGMGSGLGMASMSGYMSSGGTTSGSFNMSYSGTGLSPSPVGGMGGSAPAPMSSLGGGVASMGGPLSPSSMNSVSAQQASLGLNPYGSMSPNMGSGMAYGSGGLNRSRDNKTFRRSYPHAKPPYSYISLITMAIQQAPSKMLTLSEIYQWIMDLFPYYRQNQQRWQNSIRHSLSFNDCFVKVSRSPDKPGKGSYWTLHPDSGNMFENGCYLRRQKRFKCEKKTPGKPDGRKDHMGAGGGRCTSPAGDSAKPAGLLDSSVASSSQTGSPASLDLRGGVGGVSDLKVSSSQLLSSLSLPPHSMAHETPLHIKGDPHYSFNHPFSINNLMSSSEQQHKLDLKAYEALQYSSYNGGGTSGLGGRTMEPLEASYYQGMYPRPLLNSSS; this comes from the exons ATGCTGGGCACGGTGAAGATGGAAGGCCACGAAGCTCCGGACTGGAGCGGATACTACAGCGAGGAG GTGTACTCTCCGATGGCAGGCACCGGCATGGGTTCTGGTCTCGGAATGGCGTCCATGTCTGGCTACATGTCGAGTGGTGGCACCACGTCGGGCTCTTTCAACATGTCGTACAGCGGTACCGGTCTCAGTCCGTCCCCCGTAGGAGGGATGGGAGGCTCCGCTCCAGCGCCTATGTCGAGCTTAGGTGGGGGTGTGGCTTCCATGGGTGGGCCTCTGAGCCCATCCAGTATGAACTCTGTGTCGGCCCAGCAGGCCTCCTTGGGTCTGAACCCGTATGGAAGCATGAGTCCCAACATGGGCTCCGGCATGGCGTACGGTAGTGGTGGACTGAACCGAAGCCGTGACAACAAGACGTTCAGACGGAGCTACCCTCACGCAAAGCCCCCCTACTCCTACATCTCACTCATCACTATGGCGATCCAGCAGGCGCCAAGTAAGATGCTGACTCTCAGTGAGATCTACCAGTGGATCATGGACCTGTTCCCCTACTATCGGCAAAACCAGCAACGCTGGCAGAACTCCATCCGTCACTCGCTGTCCTTCAATGACTGCTTCGTCAAGGTTTCCCGTTCGCCCGACAAACCGGGGAAAGGTTCGTACTGGACCCTGCACCCAGACTCAGGCAACATGTTTGAGAACGGCTGTTACTTGCGACGTCAGAAGAGATTTAAGTGCGAGAAGAAGACTCCGGGGAAACCAGACGGGAGGAAGGACCATATGGGAGCAGGGGGCGGCCGTTGTACCTCTCCTGCCGGAGATTCTGCCAAACCTGCTGGACTTCTGGACTCATCTGTGGCTTCCTCCAGCCAGACGGGCTCCCCTGCCAGCCTGGATCTGAGGGGAGGTGTTGGCGGGGTGTCCGACCTGAAGGTATCCAGCTCTCAGTTATTGTCTTCCCTGTCACTTCCTCCCCACTCCATGGCCCATGAAACTCCTCTGCATATAAAAGGAGACCCCCACTACTCTTTCAACCACCCCTTTTCCATCAACAACTTAATGTCCTCCTCggagcagcagcacaaactggACCTGAAGGCCTATGAGGCTCTGCAATACTCTTCTTACAATGGTGGGGGGACGTCCGGTCTTGGGGGGAGGACCATGGAGCCTCTTGAGGCCTCCTACTACCAGGGCATGTACCCCAGACCACTCCTGAACAGCTCATCATAG